From a region of the bacterium genome:
- the dapA gene encoding 4-hydroxy-tetrahydrodipicolinate synthase encodes MNLYHGVWVALVTPFKDGKLDEPALQNLVNYLVDCGVQGFVPLGTTGESPTVSSSERRRIISLCVEAAGDVSVSPGCGSNSTEHTIELIKDAALLGAAGAMVVTPYYNKPTQDGLYAHFKAVADSTDLPIMIYNIQSRTGVNMLPETIARLADHPNIDGVKEASGNLEQISDLCARVEGRINVLSGDDALTLPTLSVGGEGVVSVVANLFPEPLVEMVDVYWKDNPMRALELHRRIAPLTKALFLETNPAPIKCALWMEGKIQNELRLPLVPVKAETREKIATAVRAYRQGVTAHV; translated from the coding sequence ATGAATCTTTATCATGGCGTGTGGGTGGCTCTCGTCACCCCGTTTAAGGACGGCAAGCTCGATGAACCCGCTCTGCAGAACCTGGTCAACTATCTTGTGGACTGCGGCGTACAGGGCTTTGTCCCGCTGGGGACTACCGGAGAATCTCCCACCGTCTCTTCTTCCGAGCGGCGGCGGATCATTTCGCTCTGTGTCGAAGCGGCAGGAGATGTGTCGGTGTCTCCCGGTTGCGGCAGCAACAGCACCGAGCACACCATTGAACTGATCAAAGATGCCGCGCTGCTCGGAGCCGCCGGTGCGATGGTCGTGACTCCTTACTACAACAAGCCCACGCAGGACGGACTCTACGCCCATTTCAAAGCCGTTGCCGACAGCACCGATTTGCCGATCATGATTTATAACATCCAGTCGCGCACCGGTGTCAACATGCTGCCCGAGACGATTGCGCGTCTGGCCGATCATCCCAACATCGACGGCGTGAAAGAAGCTTCCGGCAATCTCGAACAGATTTCCGATCTTTGCGCACGCGTAGAAGGCCGCATCAATGTGCTCTCCGGAGATGATGCCCTGACGCTGCCCACGCTGTCCGTCGGTGGCGAGGGGGTGGTGTCCGTGGTAGCCAATCTGTTTCCCGAGCCGCTGGTGGAAATGGTGGACGTCTACTGGAAAGACAATCCGATGCGCGCGCTGGAACTGCACCGCCGCATTGCGCCGCTGACCAAGGCGCTGTTTCTGGAGACCAATCCTGCACCCATCAAGTGTGCGCTGTGGATGGAAGGCAAGATTCAGAATGAGTTGCGGCTGCCGCTGGTGCCGGTGAAAGCCGAGACCCGGGAGAAGATTGCCACTGCCGTGCGCGCGTATCGCCAGGGAGTCACCGCACATGTCTGA
- a CDS encoding ABC transporter ATP-binding protein, which yields MPALRTENFSKSYYLRATEVPVLHEINLSIEPGEQIALIGPSGVGKSTLLHCLGALDRPTSGEIYVNGQALTKLSSDDLATLRNQQVGFVFQFHHLLPEFTALENVLMPARLAGSGESSASIVRAKKLLDDVGLSHRLGHRPGELSGGECQRVAVARAMMNHPSILMADEPTGNLDGEAAASLQKILEALAREEGTTLVVATHNPDFAAAMDRILRLHEGRLEPAL from the coding sequence ATGCCTGCACTTCGCACCGAAAACTTTTCTAAATCCTACTACCTTCGAGCTACCGAAGTCCCTGTGCTCCACGAGATCAATCTCTCCATCGAGCCGGGAGAACAGATTGCTCTCATCGGCCCGTCCGGAGTGGGGAAGAGCACTCTGCTGCATTGCCTCGGCGCATTGGATCGTCCTACGTCCGGTGAAATCTATGTCAACGGTCAGGCGCTCACCAAACTCTCGTCCGATGATCTGGCCACGCTGCGCAATCAGCAGGTAGGATTTGTTTTTCAGTTCCATCACCTGCTGCCCGAGTTCACCGCGCTGGAAAATGTGCTGATGCCCGCCCGTCTGGCAGGGAGTGGCGAGAGTTCCGCGTCCATTGTCCGCGCCAAAAAATTGCTCGATGACGTCGGCCTGTCTCATCGTCTGGGCCACCGTCCGGGAGAACTCTCCGGCGGCGAGTGCCAGCGCGTAGCGGTAGCCCGGGCCATGATGAATCACCCCAGTATTCTCATGGCTGATGAGCCCACCGGCAATCTGGATGGGGAAGCCGCCGCCAGCTTGCAGAAAATCCTCGAAGCTCTGGCCCGCGAAGAAGGCACTACTTTAGTTGTCGCCACTCACAATCCCGATTTCGCCGCCGCCATGGACCGCATCTTACGGCTCCATGAAGGCCGACTCGAACCCGCTCTATAG
- a CDS encoding porin family protein produces the protein MKRVLFVALILAVAFAGTASAMPTFGAKLGLNLANVSMDPKAPGASYGIRPGLMIGGMADFALPNPKMSIRAELAYAMKGSKVTYTGGDATMKLDEVVVAPFFVYNFTATNFTPFVEVGPEIGFVMSHKSESNGQSRDIADYASTNFGLNFGVGVSKPMGKGIGSVDLRYNLGLANMYTGSASNVTDKTNGIQLVLGYAFTAAK, from the coding sequence ATGAAGCGGGTACTTTTTGTAGCATTGATTCTTGCAGTGGCATTTGCCGGCACCGCATCGGCTATGCCGACCTTTGGCGCGAAGTTAGGTTTGAATCTGGCGAACGTGTCGATGGACCCGAAGGCTCCTGGCGCGTCTTACGGTATTCGGCCGGGCCTCATGATCGGCGGCATGGCGGACTTCGCACTTCCGAATCCGAAGATGAGCATCCGCGCAGAGTTGGCTTATGCCATGAAGGGCAGCAAAGTGACCTATACCGGTGGCGATGCGACAATGAAATTGGACGAAGTGGTTGTTGCGCCGTTCTTCGTTTACAATTTCACGGCGACGAACTTCACTCCGTTTGTTGAGGTTGGCCCTGAAATCGGTTTTGTCATGTCGCACAAGTCCGAGTCCAACGGCCAGAGCCGTGACATTGCGGATTATGCCAGCACCAACTTCGGTCTGAACTTCGGCGTTGGCGTGTCCAAGCCGATGGGTAAGGGCATTGGCAGCGTGGATCTGCGCTACAATCTCGGCCTTGCCAACATGTACACTGGCAGTGCCAGCAATGTTACCGACAAGACGAACGGCATCCAGCTTGTGCTGGGTTATGCCTTCACGGCGGCGAAGTAA
- a CDS encoding dihydrodipicolinate reductase C-terminal domain-containing protein yields the protein MSEPAGIALFGAAGKMGREILRQAWRHDELRIAYAYDTKHAGEVVESTTVLALPPALPEDVRLVMDFSAAAAVQDHLDLALNQRAAYLTGVTGLPQDVLNELRAAANEIAVLHSPNMAAGMHVMFKIAALTAKALPNYERHILEIHHTEKKDAPSGTALGLAHAVRDAVEETTPITSLRMGDVTGEHRITFGGPGERIEIIHRADSRAVFAVGALRAASWLLHKSPGFYGMGDVLEL from the coding sequence ATGTCTGAGCCCGCGGGCATTGCCCTGTTCGGCGCGGCGGGTAAAATGGGCCGCGAGATTTTGCGGCAGGCATGGCGTCACGACGAACTGCGCATCGCCTACGCCTATGACACCAAGCACGCGGGAGAAGTGGTGGAGAGCACCACGGTGCTGGCCCTGCCGCCCGCGCTGCCCGAAGACGTGCGGCTGGTGATGGATTTTTCCGCCGCGGCCGCCGTGCAGGATCACCTTGATCTGGCCCTGAATCAGCGCGCGGCCTATCTGACCGGAGTTACCGGACTTCCGCAGGACGTGCTGAATGAACTGCGGGCTGCGGCCAATGAAATTGCCGTGCTGCATTCGCCCAACATGGCGGCGGGCATGCATGTGATGTTCAAAATTGCCGCGCTCACCGCGAAGGCTCTGCCCAACTATGAGCGGCATATTCTGGAAATCCATCACACCGAAAAAAAAGATGCTCCCTCGGGAACCGCTTTGGGACTGGCCCATGCGGTGCGCGACGCCGTGGAGGAGACCACTCCCATCACCTCGCTGCGGATGGGCGACGTGACCGGCGAGCACCGCATCACCTTCGGCGGCCCCGGCGAACGGATTGAGATCATCCATCGCGCCGATTCCCGCGCCGTCTTCGCCGTCGGCGCCCTCCGCGCCGCCAGTTGGCTGCTCCACAAATCCCCCGGCTTTTACGGCATGGGGGATGTGCTGGAATTGTAG
- a CDS encoding sigma-54 dependent transcriptional regulator codes for MPEPTLLIIDEKHANLEALSAEVRAECPYRVLTESNPMQALETMDREAVDLVLCDMEMEQVAGLDFLDQIRERFHHLPVVVYSKESKSDEIATAMRRGATQYVTEPRDPRLLAAALESALSNLRLANEVEKLKRRLGGDHKLGGLVGRSAAMHRVFDVIREVCEVDSTVLIRGETGTGKELVARALHFEGPRAGKPFVKVNCAALPETLLESELFGHERGAFTDAKQARIGKFELANGGTIFLDEIGDLSFSTQVKLLNVLQDREIEKLGGNKRIPVHIRVITATNRDLEQLIQEGRFRLDLYYRLNVVPILITALRDRREDIPLLCAHFLDKIGARLNKGSYTITDEAMAILIGHNWPGNVRELENAIERAILATTGTVIGKESLAFLTRVVPTQSELPGWMPVSGPVSFPTPFAQPKTDSGEMLTPGPLKPALRTFEKMFIESALSAANGHVLRAARLLKIDRTTLWKKARDLGINMHLDRD; via the coding sequence ATGCCTGAACCCACCTTGCTGATCATTGATGAAAAACATGCCAACCTCGAAGCGCTGTCCGCAGAGGTCCGCGCGGAGTGTCCGTACCGGGTGTTGACGGAGTCCAACCCGATGCAGGCTTTAGAAACCATGGACCGCGAAGCCGTCGACCTTGTGCTTTGCGACATGGAAATGGAACAGGTGGCGGGACTGGACTTTCTGGACCAGATCCGCGAACGGTTTCATCATCTGCCGGTGGTGGTCTATTCGAAGGAAAGCAAGAGCGATGAAATCGCAACCGCGATGCGCCGGGGCGCCACGCAATATGTGACCGAACCGCGCGACCCGCGCCTGCTGGCGGCGGCGCTCGAATCGGCCCTGTCCAATCTGCGGCTGGCCAATGAAGTGGAGAAACTGAAACGCCGCCTCGGCGGTGATCATAAATTGGGCGGACTGGTCGGGCGCAGCGCAGCGATGCATCGCGTGTTCGATGTGATCCGCGAAGTATGCGAAGTGGATTCGACGGTGCTGATCCGCGGCGAGACCGGAACAGGAAAGGAACTTGTGGCGCGGGCGCTGCATTTTGAAGGGCCGCGCGCGGGCAAGCCGTTCGTGAAGGTCAACTGCGCGGCGCTGCCCGAAACACTGCTCGAAAGTGAACTCTTCGGCCATGAGCGGGGCGCCTTCACCGACGCCAAGCAGGCGCGGATCGGCAAGTTCGAATTGGCCAACGGCGGCACGATCTTCCTCGATGAAATCGGCGATCTGTCCTTCTCGACTCAGGTCAAACTGCTGAATGTTCTGCAGGACCGGGAAATCGAAAAACTCGGCGGCAACAAGCGGATTCCGGTGCATATTCGCGTAATCACGGCCACCAATCGCGACCTCGAACAGTTGATTCAGGAAGGCCGCTTCCGGCTGGACCTGTACTACCGGCTGAATGTGGTGCCGATTTTGATTACGGCTCTGCGGGACCGGCGAGAAGACATTCCGCTGCTCTGCGCGCATTTCCTGGACAAGATCGGGGCGCGGCTGAACAAAGGCAGCTATACGATTACGGACGAAGCCATGGCGATTTTGATCGGCCACAACTGGCCGGGCAACGTGCGTGAGCTGGAGAATGCCATTGAACGAGCGATTCTGGCCACAACGGGCACGGTGATCGGAAAGGAGTCCCTCGCATTTCTTACGCGTGTGGTGCCGACGCAGAGTGAGCTGCCCGGCTGGATGCCGGTCTCCGGCCCGGTGAGTTTTCCCACGCCGTTTGCCCAGCCGAAGACGGACAGCGGCGAGATGCTGACTCCGGGGCCGCTGAAGCCCGCGCTGCGGACCTTCGAAAAGATGTTCATCGAGAGCGCGCTCTCGGCGGCCAATGGTCATGTGCTGCGCGCCGCGCGGCTGCTGAAGATTGACCGCACCACACTATGGAAGAAGGCGCGCGACCTGGGAATCAATATGCACTTAGACCGGGATTAG
- a CDS encoding pentapeptide repeat-containing protein produces the protein MKDERGLQGQPASPVFRPANSDRIGSPVVAQLAARLPTPNQEAYLEGIALENAAALAAVAPEVREQTRMRVCNCGRPVYTNPAFPFTDKCIFHAEEKDPQEFRDAMAQQIRHWRRRKSETWNFAGWIFTDVERESRSETPVTNMFRHAVFPVKVDFSEAVFAKDVDFHRAAFVDAAWFNKARFLRCVVFTGAAFARGAGFDDASFSSSARFRTVTFQYEVSFGGGQFSTWADFGSVEFPEDTSFAAVEFSEEADFARSTFRGLAEFRGSRFSKEARFRDAEFLGKAEFIAAKFLDNADFSNSSFAAIANFSVAEFGNKVDFSEAAFDSTAEFLNSIFRQKVTFEFAQFGGRAYFRNAIFEQNTNFGHCLFERGVSLDDAEFHSGVQMDGACFCGYSSWSPARLCGLADFSGCMIAGRMIARWSSPENQYDLDGQRLSSDAVLIRGPLFVTTSACLNLGANLLMDSGQLTIERVTPRFEENDYLYLHKYLSLDAYRKHIDHLRSHNTMEHILLEGTDCTKIRFYDCEWPRLRDGRRVVGDERRLCRRDRTRRAVIAHAARVLWRRKQSLARRMRRDAPYHLIALTYQQLAKRHREELDHPHANDFERGIFEMRRRAGKQEGGRKGWADWALFTLYKWISNYSGSLVRPVFWLLGSLAVFAWAYWGTSYKTGVTPFFWNAFKLSAEFAYLNRSAFDFALNNNFAVDLLIAAQIITTATLVTLFVFSIRRRFKHE, from the coding sequence ATGAAGGATGAACGCGGATTGCAGGGGCAGCCTGCGTCGCCCGTCTTTCGCCCGGCCAATAGTGACCGGATCGGATCGCCCGTAGTGGCGCAGCTTGCCGCGCGGCTCCCAACGCCGAATCAGGAAGCATATCTCGAAGGAATTGCCTTGGAAAACGCGGCAGCATTGGCGGCAGTGGCACCAGAAGTGCGTGAGCAAACTCGAATGCGTGTCTGTAACTGTGGTAGGCCAGTCTACACTAATCCCGCCTTTCCCTTCACGGACAAGTGCATCTTCCATGCTGAGGAAAAAGATCCACAAGAGTTTCGCGACGCTATGGCGCAGCAAATTCGGCACTGGAGGAGAAGAAAGTCCGAGACATGGAACTTCGCAGGCTGGATATTCACCGATGTGGAACGCGAGAGCCGTAGCGAGACGCCTGTAACTAACATGTTTCGACATGCGGTGTTCCCTGTTAAGGTCGACTTTTCCGAAGCGGTCTTTGCAAAAGACGTTGATTTCCATCGGGCTGCTTTTGTTGACGCGGCTTGGTTCAATAAGGCGAGATTCCTCCGTTGCGTGGTGTTTACTGGTGCCGCATTCGCTCGCGGTGCGGGTTTCGATGACGCAAGTTTCTCGAGTTCCGCCAGATTCCGCACCGTGACTTTCCAGTATGAAGTGAGCTTTGGCGGGGGCCAGTTTTCGACTTGGGCAGATTTCGGATCTGTCGAATTCCCGGAAGATACCAGCTTCGCGGCGGTTGAATTTAGCGAGGAGGCCGACTTTGCACGCTCAACTTTTCGCGGCTTAGCCGAATTTCGAGGTTCACGTTTTTCGAAAGAGGCGAGATTCCGCGACGCAGAGTTCTTGGGGAAGGCAGAGTTCATTGCCGCGAAATTTCTTGACAATGCAGACTTCAGCAATTCTTCTTTTGCAGCAATTGCAAATTTCAGTGTGGCTGAGTTTGGCAACAAGGTCGATTTCAGCGAGGCGGCTTTCGATTCGACAGCAGAGTTCCTCAATTCAATCTTCAGACAGAAGGTAACGTTTGAGTTCGCGCAGTTTGGTGGGCGTGCTTATTTCCGTAATGCCATTTTCGAACAAAACACGAACTTTGGTCACTGTCTTTTTGAAAGAGGGGTATCCCTCGACGACGCTGAATTCCACAGCGGAGTGCAAATGGATGGTGCATGTTTCTGTGGATACTCCTCTTGGTCGCCTGCTCGTCTTTGCGGCCTTGCTGACTTCAGCGGGTGCATGATAGCGGGAAGGATGATCGCGCGTTGGTCAAGCCCGGAGAATCAGTATGATCTGGACGGGCAACGTCTTTCGAGTGATGCTGTCTTGATCAGAGGGCCATTGTTTGTAACAACTTCTGCCTGTCTTAACTTAGGTGCCAATTTATTGATGGATTCAGGTCAGCTCACAATAGAGCGGGTCACGCCTCGATTCGAGGAAAACGATTATCTGTATCTACACAAATACTTGAGTTTGGACGCGTACCGCAAGCACATCGATCACTTGCGCTCCCACAACACAATGGAGCATATCCTCCTCGAAGGCACGGACTGCACCAAAATCCGCTTCTACGATTGCGAATGGCCGAGGTTGAGAGATGGACGGCGAGTGGTAGGAGATGAACGGCGCTTATGCCGGAGGGATCGGACGCGGCGGGCAGTGATTGCACACGCAGCCCGCGTTCTTTGGCGGAGGAAACAGAGTCTTGCGCGCAGAATGCGCCGGGATGCTCCCTATCACCTCATCGCCTTGACCTATCAGCAACTGGCCAAGCGGCATAGGGAGGAATTGGATCATCCACACGCCAACGATTTCGAGCGCGGGATTTTCGAAATGCGCCGCCGCGCGGGGAAGCAGGAAGGCGGGCGCAAGGGATGGGCGGATTGGGCGCTGTTCACGCTTTACAAGTGGATTTCCAATTACAGCGGCAGCCTCGTACGGCCCGTGTTCTGGCTTCTGGGCTCGCTGGCAGTTTTCGCGTGGGCTTACTGGGGCACAAGTTATAAAACCGGGGTCACGCCGTTCTTCTGGAATGCGTTCAAGTTGAGCGCCGAGTTTGCTTACCTGAATCGTTCGGCCTTTGACTTTGCCTTGAACAATAATTTTGCGGTGGATCTGCTTATCGCGGCACAGATCATCACTACGGCCACCCTCGTCACCCTGTTCGTCTTTTCCATCCGCCGCCGCTTCAAGCACGAGTAA
- a CDS encoding MATE family efflux transporter has translation MAFWLLSFLAFVIKTHPPRHVAQLIHGDLNGSEPPRFEPDFMRKMYREVLSMGLPSMTGFLVASLYELINMFWLGKIGPAPVAAVTMTATFIWLLTSPNMIVGPGSMAVIARRFGEGDLTRTELSIKNTFLLKFAVGLLMGLIGIVILPWALKFMGAEPDVLALGVRYGTMQLAIQGFALTGYSVYTALRSIGLPRAALIIQAMGALINCILDPLLIFGWGPFPQLGILGAAIATSCAHVAVVTAGCIVLDRASSPVRVRWLKKPYAHFDEMWQMLKIGFPAGINAASFALAMSFAVKFVAHYGTGVVALYGMGNKVLQFGIMVCVGLGLGTGALIGQFLGSRELHKAWLAGVLSIRLALWIMLTYMAVILAAAPLIVRLFFSDPAMVESGAIILRIMALSLPFIGIHIGSETVFEGAGQNTPPMILSLVHSWAMVIPFMWLAGRVFDLGPNAVVGGWGLAHFFGGLAALWLFRRGSWLKHEV, from the coding sequence TTGGCTTTTTGGCTTTTAAGCTTTTTGGCTTTTGTGATCAAGACTCATCCCCCGCGCCACGTCGCACAGCTTATTCATGGAGACCTGAACGGGTCGGAGCCGCCGCGCTTCGAACCCGACTTCATGCGCAAAATGTACCGGGAAGTGCTCTCCATGGGGCTGCCGTCCATGACCGGCTTTCTGGTCGCGTCGCTCTATGAACTGATCAACATGTTCTGGCTGGGGAAGATCGGCCCCGCGCCTGTCGCCGCCGTCACCATGACCGCCACCTTCATCTGGCTGCTGACCTCGCCCAACATGATCGTCGGCCCCGGCAGCATGGCCGTCATCGCGCGCCGCTTCGGAGAAGGGGATCTCACACGCACCGAACTGTCCATCAAGAACACCTTCCTGCTGAAATTCGCCGTCGGTCTGCTGATGGGACTCATCGGCATCGTGATTCTCCCCTGGGCGCTGAAATTCATGGGAGCCGAGCCCGATGTGCTCGCGCTGGGTGTCCGCTATGGCACCATGCAGCTTGCCATTCAAGGCTTTGCGCTCACCGGCTATTCGGTGTACACCGCGCTGCGCAGCATTGGATTGCCCCGCGCCGCGCTGATTATTCAGGCGATGGGCGCGCTCATCAACTGCATCCTCGATCCGCTGCTCATCTTCGGCTGGGGACCCTTTCCGCAGTTAGGCATTCTCGGCGCGGCCATTGCCACCTCGTGTGCTCATGTCGCCGTCGTCACCGCCGGCTGCATTGTTCTGGACCGCGCATCGTCTCCGGTTCGCGTCCGCTGGCTGAAGAAACCGTATGCGCATTTCGATGAGATGTGGCAGATGCTGAAGATCGGCTTCCCCGCCGGCATCAATGCCGCCAGTTTCGCGCTCGCCATGTCCTTTGCCGTCAAATTCGTCGCCCACTATGGCACCGGAGTCGTCGCTCTCTACGGCATGGGCAACAAGGTCCTGCAATTCGGTATCATGGTCTGCGTGGGTCTGGGGCTGGGCACGGGCGCGCTCATCGGCCAGTTCCTCGGCAGCCGGGAACTCCACAAAGCCTGGCTGGCCGGAGTGCTCTCCATCCGCCTCGCGCTCTGGATTATGCTGACCTATATGGCCGTCATTCTTGCCGCCGCACCGTTGATTGTCCGCCTGTTCTTCTCCGATCCGGCGATGGTCGAATCCGGTGCAATCATTTTGCGCATCATGGCTCTCAGTCTGCCTTTCATCGGCATCCACATCGGCTCGGAGACCGTCTTCGAAGGCGCGGGCCAGAACACGCCGCCCATGATTCTCTCTCTCGTCCATTCCTGGGCGATGGTCATCCCCTTCATGTGGCTGGCGGGCAGAGTCTTCGATCTTGGCCCCAATGCCGTCGTCGGCGGCTGGGGACTCGCTCACTTTTTCGGCGGTCTGGCCGCTCTCTGGCTCTTCCGCCGCGGCAGTTGGCTCAAACACGAAGTATAA
- a CDS encoding carbon-nitrogen hydrolase family protein, with product MSDTLIKVASAQVAPVFLDLAASVDKACGLIADAAQNGAKLIVFPEAFLPAYPCWVWKVPSGDKATLDALYTELLENSVSIPSPAVDKLCRAAKLAKITVAMGINERNDDASRASIFNTLLYIGENGEILGRHRKLVPTAGERLVWTGGDGSTLGTHDLPFGRVGGLICWENYMPLARYAMFAGGTQIYVAPTWDRGEPWLSTIRHIAKEGGVFVISACIPLRVADIPDRYGFKQLYAGGDEWINAGDSAIVNPEGKIIAGPVNRAEEIVYAELDMRQSMGPRWKLDIAGHYARPDVFTFIVNRDPQHIME from the coding sequence ATGTCCGATACCCTGATTAAAGTTGCCTCTGCCCAAGTCGCGCCGGTGTTTTTGGATCTGGCCGCTTCGGTGGACAAGGCCTGTGGCCTGATTGCCGATGCCGCGCAAAATGGCGCGAAGCTGATTGTTTTCCCGGAGGCCTTTCTTCCGGCCTATCCCTGCTGGGTGTGGAAAGTGCCCTCGGGCGACAAGGCCACATTGGATGCACTCTACACCGAACTGCTGGAGAATTCCGTCTCCATTCCCAGCCCCGCCGTGGACAAGCTCTGCCGCGCGGCCAAACTGGCCAAGATCACCGTGGCGATGGGGATCAACGAGCGCAACGACGACGCCAGCCGGGCGAGCATTTTCAACACGCTGCTTTACATCGGCGAGAATGGCGAGATTCTGGGCCGTCATCGCAAGTTGGTCCCCACTGCGGGTGAACGCCTTGTATGGACGGGCGGCGACGGCAGCACGCTGGGCACGCATGATCTTCCTTTCGGCAGAGTCGGCGGCCTGATCTGCTGGGAAAACTATATGCCGCTCGCTCGCTATGCGATGTTTGCCGGAGGCACACAGATTTATGTCGCGCCCACCTGGGATCGCGGCGAGCCGTGGCTGTCTACCATCCGCCACATTGCCAAAGAAGGCGGCGTGTTTGTGATTTCCGCCTGTATTCCTCTGCGCGTGGCCGACATTCCCGACCGCTATGGGTTCAAGCAGCTTTATGCGGGCGGTGACGAGTGGATCAACGCCGGGGACAGCGCCATCGTCAATCCCGAAGGCAAGATTATCGCCGGGCCGGTGAACCGCGCCGAAGAGATCGTCTATGCCGAACTGGATATGCGCCAGTCCATGGGGCCGCGCTGGAAATTAGACATTGCCGGCCACTATGCCCGGCCCGATGTGTTTACCTTCATCGTCAACCGTGACCCGCAACACATCATGGAATGA